Part of the Mya arenaria isolate MELC-2E11 chromosome 8, ASM2691426v1 genome, AATACAGCAAGGATGTGATGACATTGTTGAACTGCTTCTTGACAATGGAGCGGATACGCAACTCTGTGATAATGTTGGAATGTCCCCCTTATATGTTGCCATCAGGTGTAGAAATATGAAGATGGTGTGTGCCCTTATAAAAGCAGACTGTGATGTGAACATTGGAAGTCAAGATCATACGCCGTTGTTTCTAGCCACTAGGACAGGACAGCTTAAGATAGTAGAGGTAAAAATATTGGTGATAGGAGAAGTCACGCCATATACGGAGAAGTCGCCctacatatgtattatataggcGGTATGGTGTGAGATGGTTATCGGCGGAAACACAAGGTTTTTCAGTTACACAAGTGTTGCTTTTTTGCAAATGTGTTCGATTTGTTTCTATAATTTATGGATAATAAATTagcttttttcaaatatttattaaaatattaaacagttcatcaatgtacatttatttccgATCGTCAAGAGCGAAAAGAGCAACATTCACTGATTGCGTGTTTTAGATACATAACAATATCTTGTCATATAGTTCTATAGACCTTATATTAATCAACCGTCATAAAttcttaatcaataaaatacttttaataaaaaaagatatgcaatgtacattttaaaGTTTGACAGAAATAACATGTACTATATAATCCATATGTGGGGCGCCTTCTCCATATATGGCCCGACTTTGTAGTGGTGCGAGTTTGTGTTGGTACAACTTCTCttgtaatataaatatctgtGCTTAAGACACTGACTGTACATTCGTTAATGTGTAACCCATTCatggattattttttatttgtggTATTAAAAGACACTGAGATAGTTTTATACAATAACCAAAGAATACGTTTTGCAAAGGTTTTATATTTAGTTATCATATAAGCGTGATGACAGTTCATTTTTTAACTGCTTGTTGCAAGAgtcatacaatgtacattttgcAGTTTTCATCTGAACCTTCTTTGTAGACTCGTGAACAAACAAAATCCCATTCATGGCTCATCCAACCAGGTGACTTAAGCAACATATATGTTAGTTGCCTAGTTATTTGCCTTTGCCCTTGCGactttgttattttcaaagatCAGAGTGAAGTCAGTTTTTCGCCTGAATTTACAAAgatcaaaaagaaatattagtTAATTGATGTATTAAATATTCAGGAATTCAAATAAGCGCTGTCTTTTATTTCAGCTGCTTTGTGAATCCGGCTGTGACGTCCATATAAAGAACAAGTACGGTGTCAGTCATGTTTATGAGGCTGCTTTATGTGGTCATGTGGATGTTTTACGGTACTTGTTAGATCAGCGATGCACTGTCAACGACCAAGACATGTACAACCAGTCACCGCTCCATGTTGCCGTGATCAAGGGACATCACTCTTGCACAAAGATCCTTGTTGAAGGTTAGTTTTATGATTTTGTGGTACTCActgaaataataatgtatttgagAATATCATATCATCATTTAACATATCTTATtacatgatataaattttgaataatctggtacactaaataaaaataaacctgtatACAATAAACATGGACCCTGTTGGAAATAAGCTCTTGCACGTGTGCAAATcttaatgggttatcctgtgcaAATGTCATCAAAATTGTTGTAATGAATTTGTTAATTAAATCATACACCTTTATTATTAAGATCTGAAGTAATTCATATTCTAGtagtttgatttaatttatttaaactttctgTGATTTGATTTATTATGATTCTAATTATCATACAATTGCATTCTGGGATATTTGTTGGTTTGTTGTAACATGAACtgttgtattatgaaatattgacattgcACAAATAAAACTACCACAAGTTTGACTGGCGGCGGCCACGTAAGTTTGTCTGGCGGCGGCCACGTAAGTTTGCCTGGCAGCGGCCACTTAAGTTTGTCTGGCAGCGGCCACTTAAGTTTGTCTGGCGGCGGCCACCTAAGTTTGTCTGGCAGCGGCCACATAAGTTTGTCTGGCAGCGGCCACATAATTTTGTCTGGCAGCGGCCATGTTAGCAGCGTTGCACTTTTGGTTTTTGCTCCTTGCATCAATAAGCTTTGGTTAATTATCTTAAGGCTGCTCTGTTACAGATGATatcttgagaaaaaaataaatgtgaaaaacataGGTAATAGGTTATAAAAAGACATTGAATCGAAATTGCACTTGAGGATGCCTAGTATGAAGATGAGAGAAAAATGTGAGGTTAAAGTTAAACTGAAGTTTATACATTTAGTAAAATTTCTTTGTATTTCCACAGCTGGAGCTAACTGGCGTCTTCGCAACTACAATCGAGAGGCAGCCTTGGATTTGGCATTGAAACTGGGACGGTCTGAAATTGTTGAGTATTTTTTTGAGGAAGGACTTGACATACTACCAAGAGGGGCTAACCCCCAAGGGTGAGTTGAGTTACATGTTAGGGCTTTTGGGTTGACCCGCAAGGGTGAGTTGAATAATATGTTAGGTATTTGAGCTGACCCCCAAGGGTGAGTTGAGTAATATGTAAGGTCTTTGGACTCACACCCAAGGGTGAGTGGAGTAATATGAGAGGTCTTTGGGCTGACCCCAAGGGTAAGTTGAGTAATATTTAAGGTCTTTTGGCTAACCCCCAGGGTGAGTTGAGTAATATGTAAGGTATTTGGGCTGACCCCCAAGGGTGAGTTGAGTAATATGTAAGGTCTTTGGGCTGACCCTCAAGGGTGAGTTGTGTTACATGTAAGGTCTTTGGGCTGACCCCCAAGCCAAGGGTGAGTTGGGTTATATTTAAGGTCTTTGGGCTGACCCCCAAGCCAAGGGTGAGTTGGGTTATATTTAAGGTCTTTGGGCTGACCCCCAAGGGTGAGTTGGGTTATATTTAAGGTCTTTGGGCTGACTCCCAAGGGTGAGTTGGGTTATATTTAAGGTCTTTGGGCTGACCCCCAAGGGTGAGTTGagtaatatgttaaaatgttttattgggTCAGccatcattttaatttcatgtgATATGTGATCGAAATGcttgttacaatgataaaacaccatcagaagtttaaattaaaatctgctttaaataattattttataaattgtggCAGAAGATACTCTATTTTGCCAAGAAAGGGCTAGTAATGCTACTAAAATTGCAATACTTTAGACATTAGTTTACTAATTTTGTTCAAATCAGTATATGCCATTtgctgttttgtgtttgttcatGAATTTGAGTAAGTAGAATAACTCTATTTCatcaaaattcataaaaaagttAAGTGAGTCAGTCTTTTTAAAGGGACTCCCTCATGGtttgaaaaatgcactttttatgaaagaaaaaaaattaccTTTGAAATTGTGGCAAATCATTCGGAGTGTTAAAACTTAGATATTGACAGCTGGAATCCTTCaacaaatttgatatttgatcacattttgtctttgaagaccacatttGAATGAGGGAGCCCCTTTACCACTTATTGAAATCTTCTATTTTTAGCTTGGTTGGTTTGGTGTCAGTGTTTGAGCATGGTCACACATCAACTCTGGAGGTCTTACTTCGTGGCTGTGCAAGGCTTCCTATACTTCACTGTGTCGGGGTTCTTCCGATATTCAggtaaggtcaaggtcatcttaaaaaatcctaaaaaaaatgtttattactatATTGGCCTACTCAACAAAACAGATCATGagttgcaaaaaaaaaataaccctGGAGAAGGCATGACCTTTATAGCATTGAATTCTGTTCCATACTATCACCACTCAGGCAGTAAATGTCAAACCTGTCAAGTGTCAAAGTCTCGCTGTGAGTCTCATGTTTTTAGCAATGACATCACGGTCTTGCGCTGACTATGTAATTTCTCAcgcatttcaattaaaacataattcacAGAAATAAATACTATGGTTTTATGAATACATCTGTAAAAACATTGGTTCGTGTTTAGTTGTGTCTGACCTAAAGTAAGGTAACCCATAATTATTGTTACCCTGTGTCAATGTATATGTGTCTGCATGCCCCCGAAACCCCCTAGAATATTTTCTCGCTCTAAGGTTCATTTGAGCCCTGACAGCTAGGAAATATACTTGGgctgataaaaatatttacatggacttcttataacattttataatttgtatcaaATCAGCGGTGAAATATGCACAATTTGAATGAATTGATGTCTCATGAATCGGGATATAAGACCTACAGTACTGTAGAGCATGCCAAAATACATCAgtttatgcaaaaatgtatagTATAACATTCTATTATATgactttttaattgttataatcTCACTAGAAATGTTATCCAAAGTCACATGCTTTAAAGGTTACATTGTATTGATAAGGCCTTAAAAAATACACTTGGTTCGGGTAACCCAACCCTACTTACGAAATAGGTGCCaaccctaccatttttatagccAATtggtaagagtgcatctttaatccATGTATCAATCATTATTTTCCCTTTAGTAACATGTGATGTTGATatcattgtgttttattgaaatgagacattactattgttgttgttttccttcAGGAACAATGTACATCTCATGAAGTTGCTGTTGCATTCTGGGATACAGACAGTACCTTCAATGCTATTGGCCAGAGATACCCACACTGAATGTAAGGAGatttctgattggctgaaagAATTCAAGTGCAATTCTAGGAGCCTCAAGGACATGTGTAGAATACGGATTCGCCGTTGCCTTGGAAACAAAATCC contains:
- the LOC128245110 gene encoding ankyrin-1-like, which produces MMDSLLYDGTIEYQIYNQQEAALMMCTGMRLASEEATKALHYTEGLDREACCKEFAVACYIGNVKVVETFIEHYQEENSCTSRSDNELNDYLESDVSTGHSKRPQSVVNHYNADGLTPLLLTIIGSHRNKLKICQTLIEAGADVNQPQQLSKESPLICAIQQGCDDIVELLLDNGADTQLCDNVGMSPLYVAIRCRNMKMVCALIKADCDVNIGSQDHTPLFLATRTGQLKIVELLCESGCDVHIKNKYGVSHVYEAALCGHVDVLRYLLDQRCTVNDQDMYNQSPLHVAVIKGHHSCTKILVEAGANWRLRNYNREAALDLALKLGRSEIVEYFFEEGLDILPRGANPQGLVGLVSVFEHGHTSTLEVLLRGCARLPILHCVGVLPIFRNNVHLMKLLLHSGIQTVPSMLLARDTHTECKEISDWLKEFKCNSRSLKDMCRIRIRRCLGNKILYSVKQLELPNELKQYVTLRIL